Part of the Thermus neutrinimicus genome is shown below.
CGAAGGCCACGTAATCCCCCCCCTTGGCCGCCCCCTTCATGCGACCCCGGTGCTGCTTGCGGTACTTCATGCGCCTGGGCATCAACATGGCCTACTCCTCCTTCTTCACGCGCACCGCTGGGCGGCGGCGGCGGGGCTTTTCCTCCGCCCTAGGCCCCTCGGGGCGGGCCTTAGGCTTCTGGCCGCCGATCACCTCGCCCAGGAACACGTAGGCCTTGACCCCCAGCACCCCGTAGGTGGTGCGGGCCAAAGCGAAGCCGTAGTCTATGTTAGCACGAAGGGTGTGAAGGGGTACCCGGCCCTCAGCAGCCCACTCCGTGCGGGCCTGCTCGGCCCCGCCGATGCGGCCGGAGACGATCACCTTGGCCCCCTTGGCCCCCGCCTCCATGACCCGTTGTACCGCCTGCTTGATGGCCCGGCGCACGGCAAAGCGGCGCTCGATCTGCTCCGCCACCCGCTGGGCCACCAGGGGAGCGGAGAGGTTGGGGTTGTGGATCTCCTGGACGTTCAGGGCCACGTTCTTGCCGGTGAGCTGGGAAAGGGTGTCCCTTAGGACCTTGATCTTCTCCCCGCCCCGGCCGATGACCACGCCGGGCTTGGCCACGTGCACGGTCACGGCCACGTTGTCCGCGGCCCGTTCGATGTCGATGCGGGCCAGGCCCGCCGGGTAGAGCTCCTTGGTGAGGGTCTCGCGGATCTTCTGGTCCTCCACCAGGAGGTGGCGGTACTGCTTCTTGCCCGCATACCAGCGGGACTCCCAGTCCCGGGTGATGCCGAGCCTAAAGCCGATGGGGTGGATCTTATTTCCCATGTTTCTCCCCCAAGATCACCGTGATGTGGCTGGTCCTCTTCTTGATGATGTCCGCCCGGCCCCGGGCCCGGGGAAGCACCCTTTTTAGGGCAGGCCCCTCGTCCACGAAGGCCGCCTTCACGAAAAGCCGGTCCTCCAGCATGTCGTGGTTGTTGACCGCGTTGGCGGCGGCGGACTCCAGCACCTTGGCCACGTAATAGGCCCCCCGCTTAGGGGTGTAGCGCAGGATGGCGCGGGCCTCCTCGAGGCTCTTCCCCCGGATCAGGTCCACCACCAACCGGACCTTCCTGGGGGAGATGCGCACGTAACGGGCAATGGCTTTCGCTTCCATGGCTACTTCTTCTTGGTGGCCTTAGCCTCTTTCCCGTGCCCCCGGTAGGTGCGGGTGGGGGCGAACTCTCCCAGCTTGTGCCCCACCATGTTCTCGGTGATGTAGACGGGCACATGCTGCTTGCCGTTGTAGACCGCGATGGTATGGCCCACCATCTCGGGAACGATGGTGGAGCGGCGGCTCCAGGTCTTGATGAGCCGCTTCTCCCCCTTGGCGTTGAGCTCCAGCACCTTCTCCAAGAGGTGGTCATCTACGAAAACGCCCTTCTTCAAGCTACGCGGCATGGCTCACCTCACTTCTTGCGGCGGGCGATGATGAAGCGGCTCGAGGGCTTCCGCCGCTTCCTGGTCTTAAGCCCCTTGGTCTGCCAGCCCCAAGGGGAGGCCGGGGGACGGCCCCTAGGCGCCCGGCCCTCGCCACCCCCGTGGGGGTGATCCACCGGGTTCATGGCGGCCCCACGCACGTGGGGCTTGCGGCCCAGCCAGCGGGTGCGCCCCGCCTTGCCCAGGACGATGTTCTTATGGTCGGCGTTGCCCACGGTCCCGATGGTGGCGTAGCACTCCCCGTGCACCTTCCTCAGCTCCCCCGAGGGCAGGCGCAGGATCACGTAATCCCCTTCCCGGCCCTGGATCTGGGTGCTGGTGCCGGCGGAGCGGGCCAGTTTGGCCCCCTTTTTGGGCTCCAGCTCCACCGCATGGACCACGGTACCCACGGGGATGAAGCGCAGGGGCAAGGCGTTGCCCACCTGGATGGGGGCATCCGGGCCGGCCACCACCTGCTGGCCCACCCGCAGGCCCTCAGGAGCGATGATGTAGCGCTTCTCCCCATCGGCGTAGTGCAGAAGGGCGATGCGGGCGGAGCGGTTGGGATCGTACTCTATGGCCGCCACCTTGGCGGGAATGCCCGCCTTGTCCCAGCGCCTGAAGTCGATGATGCGGTAAAGCCGCTTGTGGCCGCCGCCCCGGAAGCGCACGGTGATGCGGCCCTGGTTGTTGCGCCCCCCGCTCTTCTTCAGGGGCTTGACCAAGGACTTCTCCGGCTCGGTCTTGGTGATCTCGGAGAAGTCCGCCACCGTCATGAAACGGCGGCTTGGGGTGTAGGGTTTGAACTTCTTAACTGCCATCCTCCATGCCTCCCTTGCCGGATCAGGGCCGGGCTCCCCTCCCGGCTTAGGTCTAGATGAGGCCCTCCAGGGCCTCGATCTTCTGCCCGGCGGCCACCTGCACGATGGCCTTCTTGCGGTCGGGGCGCTTGCCCAGGTAGCGGCCCAGGCGCTTCTTCTTGCCCCGCACCGTCATGGTGTTCACCCCTACCACCTTGACCTTAAAGGCCGCCTCCACGGCGTTTTTGATCTCCGTCTTGGTGGCCTTGGGGTGAACCCAGAAGGTGTACTTGCCCTCGGCGAAGCCAGCGTAAGCCTTCTCGGAAAGCACCGGGGCCAGGATCACGTCAAAGGCGGTCTTCATGCCTCACCCCCCACGCGGGCCTGGAAGGCCTCCCAAGCCGCCAGGTCCATGACCAGGCGCTCGGTGCGCAGGATGTCGTAGACGTTTAACCCCTCCGGCGCAAGGGTTACCACCCAAGGGAGGTTCCGGGCAGCCCGGCGCACCAGCTCGCTGGCCGTCACCAGGAGCACGCTTTCCGAGCCGTCCAGCCCCGCACCCTTAGCCCAGGCCAGGAACTCCTTGGTCTTGCCGTTAACCCCAGCAAAGTCCTCCACCAGAAGGAGCTTGCCCTCCTTAGCCCGGTCGGCCACGG
Proteins encoded:
- the rpsC gene encoding 30S ribosomal protein S3; amino-acid sequence: MGNKIHPIGFRLGITRDWESRWYAGKKQYRHLLVEDQKIRETLTKELYPAGLARIDIERAADNVAVTVHVAKPGVVIGRGGEKIKVLRDTLSQLTGKNVALNVQEIHNPNLSAPLVAQRVAEQIERRFAVRRAIKQAVQRVMEAGAKGAKVIVSGRIGGAEQARTEWAAEGRVPLHTLRANIDYGFALARTTYGVLGVKAYVFLGEVIGGQKPKARPEGPRAEEKPRRRRPAVRVKKEE
- the rplV gene encoding 50S ribosomal protein L22, with protein sequence MEAKAIARYVRISPRKVRLVVDLIRGKSLEEARAILRYTPKRGAYYVAKVLESAAANAVNNHDMLEDRLFVKAAFVDEGPALKRVLPRARGRADIIKKRTSHITVILGEKHGK
- the rpsS gene encoding 30S ribosomal protein S19, translating into MPRSLKKGVFVDDHLLEKVLELNAKGEKRLIKTWSRRSTIVPEMVGHTIAVYNGKQHVPVYITENMVGHKLGEFAPTRTYRGHGKEAKATKKK
- the rplB gene encoding 50S ribosomal protein L2; this translates as MAVKKFKPYTPSRRFMTVADFSEITKTEPEKSLVKPLKKSGGRNNQGRITVRFRGGGHKRLYRIIDFRRWDKAGIPAKVAAIEYDPNRSARIALLHYADGEKRYIIAPEGLRVGQQVVAGPDAPIQVGNALPLRFIPVGTVVHAVELEPKKGAKLARSAGTSTQIQGREGDYVILRLPSGELRKVHGECYATIGTVGNADHKNIVLGKAGRTRWLGRKPHVRGAAMNPVDHPHGGGEGRAPRGRPPASPWGWQTKGLKTRKRRKPSSRFIIARRKK
- a CDS encoding 50S ribosomal protein L23; the encoded protein is MKTAFDVILAPVLSEKAYAGFAEGKYTFWVHPKATKTEIKNAVEAAFKVKVVGVNTMTVRGKKKRLGRYLGKRPDRKKAIVQVAAGQKIEALEGLI